In Hippoglossus stenolepis isolate QCI-W04-F060 chromosome 21, HSTE1.2, whole genome shotgun sequence, one DNA window encodes the following:
- the LOC118100501 gene encoding receptor-type tyrosine-protein phosphatase epsilon isoform X1 produces MVPLLFLVATTTTSNSTGKGNNTQEDTPSPSNVILPTVLVLSLLLLIVALLAWYFLRLKNQKKPVVTTVDKKIPNGILEEQDFGYSSESLYTIVPPEQQTVVLLPRSPSTSKTFFPILVDHLEDEYRLRSADDGKLFREEYNSLPGGNAHGTYEEANKDDNKEKNRYPNILPYDHSRVVLTQLDGNLCSDYVNASYIDGYTEKNKFIAAQGPKEDTMADFWRMIWEKKVSTVVMLTNLKERKEDKCCQYWPDQGCWTYGNVRVAVEDFTVLVDYTIRKFCVQYQASDAAKTPRLVTQLHFTSWPDFGVPFSPIGMLKFLKKVKAVNPPFAGPIVVHCSAGVGRTGTFIVIDAMIDMMYPEQKVDVFGIVSKIREQRSQLVQTDMQYSFIYQALLEYYLYGDTELDVSSLEGHLHKLHNTFVTGDRVGLEEEFKKLTNMRIMKENMRTGNLPANMKKNRVLQIIPYDFNRVILSMRRGQEFTDYANASFIDGYRQKDYFIATQGPLQHTVEDFWRMVWEWKCHSIVMLTELQEREQDKCCQYWPAEDSVTYGNYTVELKGDTLCDTFSLRDLVLTFVPEKQTRVIRHFHFHGWPEIGIPAEGKGMIDIIASVQRQQQQSGNHPIIVHCSAGAGRTGTFIALSNILERVKAEGLLDVFQTVKSLRMQRPHMVQTVEQYDFCYRVVQDFVDIFSDYANFK; encoded by the exons ATGGTCCCACTTCTGTTCTTGGTGGCGACCACAACAACTTCCAATTCCACCGGCAAAGGAAACAATACACAAG AAGACACTCCATCCCCCAGCAACGTCATCCTCCCCACCGTGCTGgtcctgtccctgctgctgctcatcgtCGCACTGCTAGCCTGGTACTTCctcag GTTAAAAAACCAGAAGAAACCAGTTGTCACGACAGTTGACAAGAAGATACCAAATGGCATCCTGGAGGAACAAG acTTCGGATACAGTTCTGAGTCGTTATACACCATTGTACCCCCAG AGCAACAGACGGTGGTCCTTCTGCCTCGGTCCCCCTCAACCTCCAAGACCTTCTTCCCCATCCTGGTGGACCACCTCGAGGACGAGTACCGGCTCCGCTCTGCGGACGACGGCAAGCTCTTCAGGGAGGAGTACAAT tCGTTGCCCGGGGGTAATGCCCATGGCACGTACGAGGAGGCCAACAAGGACGACAACAAGGAGAAGAACCGATACCCCAACATCCTCCCCT ATGATCATTCCAGAGTGGTGCTGACTCAGCTGGATGGAAACCTCTGCTCCGACTATGTGAACGCCTCTTACATCGAT GGTTACACGGAAAAGAACAAATTCATAGCAGCACAAG GTCCCAAAGAAGACACGATGGCAGATTTCTGGAGGATGATATGGGAGAAGAAAGTATCGACTGTTGTCATGCTGACAAAtctgaaagaaaggaaagag GACAAGTGTTGCCAGTACTGGCCGGATCAGGGCTGTTGGACCTATGGGAACGTGAGGGTGGCAGTAGAAGACTTCACTGTCCTGGTGGATTACACCATACGCAAGTTCTGTGTACAATAT caaGCCAGCGATGCCGCTAAGACGCCGCGGCTGGTGACCCAGCTCCACTTCACCAGCTGGCCTGACTTCGGAGTTCCCTTCTCCCCCATCGGCATGCTCAAGTTCCTCAAGAAGGTCAAGGCCGTGAATCCGCCCTTCGCTGGGCCGATTGTGGTTCACTGCAG cgcTGGTGTCGGGAGGACGGGAACCTTCATCGTAATAGATGCCATGATCGACATGATGTACCCCGAGCAGAAAGTTGATGTGTTTGGGATCGTCTCCAAGATACGGGAACAGCGCTCGCAGCTCGTCCAGACAGAT ATGCAGTACTCCTTCATCTACCAGGCCCTGCTTGAATACTACCTCTACGGCGACACAGAGCTGGACGTGTCTTCTCTGGAGGGACATCTGCACAAACTCCACAACACCTTTGTAACCGGTGACCGGGTCGGCCTAGAGGAAGAGTTCAAG AAACTGACCAACATGCGAATAATGAAAGAGAACATGAGAACGGGGAACCTTCCTGCaaacatgaagaagaacagAGTCCTGCAAATTATTCCGT ACGACTTCAACAGGGTTATCCTCTCGATGAGAAGAGGTCAGGAGTTCACCGATTACGCCAACGCATCTTTCATCGAC GGCTACAGACAGAAGGACTACTTCATCGCCACACAGGGCCCCCTCCAACACACAGTCGAGGATTTCTGGAGAATGGTGTGGGAGTGGAAATGTCACTCCATTGTCATGCTCACTGAGCTCcaggagagggagcag GACAAGTGTTGCCAGTACTGGCCCGCAGAGGACTCGGTCACGTACGGAAATTACACAGTGGAGCTGAAGGGAGACACTCTGTGTGACACCTTCAGTCTACGAGACTTGGTACTCACCTTTGTCCCG GAGAAGCAGACGCGGGTGATCAGGCACTTCCACTTCCACGGCTGGCCGGAGATCGGCATCCCGGCCGAGGGGAAGGGCATGATCGACATCATCGCGTCGGtgcagagacagcagcagcagtctgggAACCATCCCATCATCGTACactgcag tGCTGGTGCAGGGCGAACAGGTACGTTCATTGCACTGAGCAATATCTTGGAGCGAGTCAAGGCAGAGGGTCTGCTGGACGTGTTCCAAACTGTGAAGAGTTTACGCATGCAGAGGCCTCATATGGTCCAGACTGTG gaACAATATGACTTCTGCTACAGGGTGGTACAAGACTTTGTCGACATTTTCTCAGACTATGCCAATTTTAAATGA
- the LOC118100501 gene encoding receptor-type tyrosine-protein phosphatase epsilon isoform X5: MRKNSFSSFRWLKNQKKPVVTTVDKKIPNGILEEQDFGYSSESLYTIVPPEQQTVVLLPRSPSTSKTFFPILVDHLEDEYRLRSADDGKLFREEYNSLPGGNAHGTYEEANKDDNKEKNRYPNILPYDHSRVVLTQLDGNLCSDYVNASYIDGYTEKNKFIAAQGPKEDTMADFWRMIWEKKVSTVVMLTNLKERKEDKCCQYWPDQGCWTYGNVRVAVEDFTVLVDYTIRKFCVQYQASDAAKTPRLVTQLHFTSWPDFGVPFSPIGMLKFLKKVKAVNPPFAGPIVVHCSAGVGRTGTFIVIDAMIDMMYPEQKVDVFGIVSKIREQRSQLVQTDMQYSFIYQALLEYYLYGDTELDVSSLEGHLHKLHNTFVTGDRVGLEEEFKKLTNMRIMKENMRTGNLPANMKKNRVLQIIPYDFNRVILSMRRGQEFTDYANASFIDGYRQKDYFIATQGPLQHTVEDFWRMVWEWKCHSIVMLTELQEREQDKCCQYWPAEDSVTYGNYTVELKGDTLCDTFSLRDLVLTFVPEKQTRVIRHFHFHGWPEIGIPAEGKGMIDIIASVQRQQQQSGNHPIIVHCSAGAGRTGTFIALSNILERVKAEGLLDVFQTVKSLRMQRPHMVQTVEQYDFCYRVVQDFVDIFSDYANFK, translated from the exons ATGAGAAAGAATAGCTTCTCAAGCTTCAGATG GTTAAAAAACCAGAAGAAACCAGTTGTCACGACAGTTGACAAGAAGATACCAAATGGCATCCTGGAGGAACAAG acTTCGGATACAGTTCTGAGTCGTTATACACCATTGTACCCCCAG AGCAACAGACGGTGGTCCTTCTGCCTCGGTCCCCCTCAACCTCCAAGACCTTCTTCCCCATCCTGGTGGACCACCTCGAGGACGAGTACCGGCTCCGCTCTGCGGACGACGGCAAGCTCTTCAGGGAGGAGTACAAT tCGTTGCCCGGGGGTAATGCCCATGGCACGTACGAGGAGGCCAACAAGGACGACAACAAGGAGAAGAACCGATACCCCAACATCCTCCCCT ATGATCATTCCAGAGTGGTGCTGACTCAGCTGGATGGAAACCTCTGCTCCGACTATGTGAACGCCTCTTACATCGAT GGTTACACGGAAAAGAACAAATTCATAGCAGCACAAG GTCCCAAAGAAGACACGATGGCAGATTTCTGGAGGATGATATGGGAGAAGAAAGTATCGACTGTTGTCATGCTGACAAAtctgaaagaaaggaaagag GACAAGTGTTGCCAGTACTGGCCGGATCAGGGCTGTTGGACCTATGGGAACGTGAGGGTGGCAGTAGAAGACTTCACTGTCCTGGTGGATTACACCATACGCAAGTTCTGTGTACAATAT caaGCCAGCGATGCCGCTAAGACGCCGCGGCTGGTGACCCAGCTCCACTTCACCAGCTGGCCTGACTTCGGAGTTCCCTTCTCCCCCATCGGCATGCTCAAGTTCCTCAAGAAGGTCAAGGCCGTGAATCCGCCCTTCGCTGGGCCGATTGTGGTTCACTGCAG cgcTGGTGTCGGGAGGACGGGAACCTTCATCGTAATAGATGCCATGATCGACATGATGTACCCCGAGCAGAAAGTTGATGTGTTTGGGATCGTCTCCAAGATACGGGAACAGCGCTCGCAGCTCGTCCAGACAGAT ATGCAGTACTCCTTCATCTACCAGGCCCTGCTTGAATACTACCTCTACGGCGACACAGAGCTGGACGTGTCTTCTCTGGAGGGACATCTGCACAAACTCCACAACACCTTTGTAACCGGTGACCGGGTCGGCCTAGAGGAAGAGTTCAAG AAACTGACCAACATGCGAATAATGAAAGAGAACATGAGAACGGGGAACCTTCCTGCaaacatgaagaagaacagAGTCCTGCAAATTATTCCGT ACGACTTCAACAGGGTTATCCTCTCGATGAGAAGAGGTCAGGAGTTCACCGATTACGCCAACGCATCTTTCATCGAC GGCTACAGACAGAAGGACTACTTCATCGCCACACAGGGCCCCCTCCAACACACAGTCGAGGATTTCTGGAGAATGGTGTGGGAGTGGAAATGTCACTCCATTGTCATGCTCACTGAGCTCcaggagagggagcag GACAAGTGTTGCCAGTACTGGCCCGCAGAGGACTCGGTCACGTACGGAAATTACACAGTGGAGCTGAAGGGAGACACTCTGTGTGACACCTTCAGTCTACGAGACTTGGTACTCACCTTTGTCCCG GAGAAGCAGACGCGGGTGATCAGGCACTTCCACTTCCACGGCTGGCCGGAGATCGGCATCCCGGCCGAGGGGAAGGGCATGATCGACATCATCGCGTCGGtgcagagacagcagcagcagtctgggAACCATCCCATCATCGTACactgcag tGCTGGTGCAGGGCGAACAGGTACGTTCATTGCACTGAGCAATATCTTGGAGCGAGTCAAGGCAGAGGGTCTGCTGGACGTGTTCCAAACTGTGAAGAGTTTACGCATGCAGAGGCCTCATATGGTCCAGACTGTG gaACAATATGACTTCTGCTACAGGGTGGTACAAGACTTTGTCGACATTTTCTCAGACTATGCCAATTTTAAATGA
- the LOC118100501 gene encoding receptor-type tyrosine-protein phosphatase epsilon isoform X2, whose protein sequence is MVPLLFLVATTTTSNSTGKGNNTQDTPSPSNVILPTVLVLSLLLLIVALLAWYFLRLKNQKKPVVTTVDKKIPNGILEEQDFGYSSESLYTIVPPEQQTVVLLPRSPSTSKTFFPILVDHLEDEYRLRSADDGKLFREEYNSLPGGNAHGTYEEANKDDNKEKNRYPNILPYDHSRVVLTQLDGNLCSDYVNASYIDGYTEKNKFIAAQGPKEDTMADFWRMIWEKKVSTVVMLTNLKERKEDKCCQYWPDQGCWTYGNVRVAVEDFTVLVDYTIRKFCVQYQASDAAKTPRLVTQLHFTSWPDFGVPFSPIGMLKFLKKVKAVNPPFAGPIVVHCSAGVGRTGTFIVIDAMIDMMYPEQKVDVFGIVSKIREQRSQLVQTDMQYSFIYQALLEYYLYGDTELDVSSLEGHLHKLHNTFVTGDRVGLEEEFKKLTNMRIMKENMRTGNLPANMKKNRVLQIIPYDFNRVILSMRRGQEFTDYANASFIDGYRQKDYFIATQGPLQHTVEDFWRMVWEWKCHSIVMLTELQEREQDKCCQYWPAEDSVTYGNYTVELKGDTLCDTFSLRDLVLTFVPEKQTRVIRHFHFHGWPEIGIPAEGKGMIDIIASVQRQQQQSGNHPIIVHCSAGAGRTGTFIALSNILERVKAEGLLDVFQTVKSLRMQRPHMVQTVEQYDFCYRVVQDFVDIFSDYANFK, encoded by the exons ATGGTCCCACTTCTGTTCTTGGTGGCGACCACAACAACTTCCAATTCCACCGGCAAAGGAAACAATACACAAG ACACTCCATCCCCCAGCAACGTCATCCTCCCCACCGTGCTGgtcctgtccctgctgctgctcatcgtCGCACTGCTAGCCTGGTACTTCctcag GTTAAAAAACCAGAAGAAACCAGTTGTCACGACAGTTGACAAGAAGATACCAAATGGCATCCTGGAGGAACAAG acTTCGGATACAGTTCTGAGTCGTTATACACCATTGTACCCCCAG AGCAACAGACGGTGGTCCTTCTGCCTCGGTCCCCCTCAACCTCCAAGACCTTCTTCCCCATCCTGGTGGACCACCTCGAGGACGAGTACCGGCTCCGCTCTGCGGACGACGGCAAGCTCTTCAGGGAGGAGTACAAT tCGTTGCCCGGGGGTAATGCCCATGGCACGTACGAGGAGGCCAACAAGGACGACAACAAGGAGAAGAACCGATACCCCAACATCCTCCCCT ATGATCATTCCAGAGTGGTGCTGACTCAGCTGGATGGAAACCTCTGCTCCGACTATGTGAACGCCTCTTACATCGAT GGTTACACGGAAAAGAACAAATTCATAGCAGCACAAG GTCCCAAAGAAGACACGATGGCAGATTTCTGGAGGATGATATGGGAGAAGAAAGTATCGACTGTTGTCATGCTGACAAAtctgaaagaaaggaaagag GACAAGTGTTGCCAGTACTGGCCGGATCAGGGCTGTTGGACCTATGGGAACGTGAGGGTGGCAGTAGAAGACTTCACTGTCCTGGTGGATTACACCATACGCAAGTTCTGTGTACAATAT caaGCCAGCGATGCCGCTAAGACGCCGCGGCTGGTGACCCAGCTCCACTTCACCAGCTGGCCTGACTTCGGAGTTCCCTTCTCCCCCATCGGCATGCTCAAGTTCCTCAAGAAGGTCAAGGCCGTGAATCCGCCCTTCGCTGGGCCGATTGTGGTTCACTGCAG cgcTGGTGTCGGGAGGACGGGAACCTTCATCGTAATAGATGCCATGATCGACATGATGTACCCCGAGCAGAAAGTTGATGTGTTTGGGATCGTCTCCAAGATACGGGAACAGCGCTCGCAGCTCGTCCAGACAGAT ATGCAGTACTCCTTCATCTACCAGGCCCTGCTTGAATACTACCTCTACGGCGACACAGAGCTGGACGTGTCTTCTCTGGAGGGACATCTGCACAAACTCCACAACACCTTTGTAACCGGTGACCGGGTCGGCCTAGAGGAAGAGTTCAAG AAACTGACCAACATGCGAATAATGAAAGAGAACATGAGAACGGGGAACCTTCCTGCaaacatgaagaagaacagAGTCCTGCAAATTATTCCGT ACGACTTCAACAGGGTTATCCTCTCGATGAGAAGAGGTCAGGAGTTCACCGATTACGCCAACGCATCTTTCATCGAC GGCTACAGACAGAAGGACTACTTCATCGCCACACAGGGCCCCCTCCAACACACAGTCGAGGATTTCTGGAGAATGGTGTGGGAGTGGAAATGTCACTCCATTGTCATGCTCACTGAGCTCcaggagagggagcag GACAAGTGTTGCCAGTACTGGCCCGCAGAGGACTCGGTCACGTACGGAAATTACACAGTGGAGCTGAAGGGAGACACTCTGTGTGACACCTTCAGTCTACGAGACTTGGTACTCACCTTTGTCCCG GAGAAGCAGACGCGGGTGATCAGGCACTTCCACTTCCACGGCTGGCCGGAGATCGGCATCCCGGCCGAGGGGAAGGGCATGATCGACATCATCGCGTCGGtgcagagacagcagcagcagtctgggAACCATCCCATCATCGTACactgcag tGCTGGTGCAGGGCGAACAGGTACGTTCATTGCACTGAGCAATATCTTGGAGCGAGTCAAGGCAGAGGGTCTGCTGGACGTGTTCCAAACTGTGAAGAGTTTACGCATGCAGAGGCCTCATATGGTCCAGACTGTG gaACAATATGACTTCTGCTACAGGGTGGTACAAGACTTTGTCGACATTTTCTCAGACTATGCCAATTTTAAATGA
- the LOC118100501 gene encoding receptor-type tyrosine-protein phosphatase epsilon isoform X4, translated as MVPLLFLVATTTTSNSTGKGNNTQDTPSPSNVILPTVLVLSLLLLIVALLAWYFLRLKNQKKPVVTTVDKKIPNGILEEQEQQTVVLLPRSPSTSKTFFPILVDHLEDEYRLRSADDGKLFREEYNSLPGGNAHGTYEEANKDDNKEKNRYPNILPYDHSRVVLTQLDGNLCSDYVNASYIDGYTEKNKFIAAQGPKEDTMADFWRMIWEKKVSTVVMLTNLKERKEDKCCQYWPDQGCWTYGNVRVAVEDFTVLVDYTIRKFCVQYQASDAAKTPRLVTQLHFTSWPDFGVPFSPIGMLKFLKKVKAVNPPFAGPIVVHCSAGVGRTGTFIVIDAMIDMMYPEQKVDVFGIVSKIREQRSQLVQTDMQYSFIYQALLEYYLYGDTELDVSSLEGHLHKLHNTFVTGDRVGLEEEFKKLTNMRIMKENMRTGNLPANMKKNRVLQIIPYDFNRVILSMRRGQEFTDYANASFIDGYRQKDYFIATQGPLQHTVEDFWRMVWEWKCHSIVMLTELQEREQDKCCQYWPAEDSVTYGNYTVELKGDTLCDTFSLRDLVLTFVPEKQTRVIRHFHFHGWPEIGIPAEGKGMIDIIASVQRQQQQSGNHPIIVHCSAGAGRTGTFIALSNILERVKAEGLLDVFQTVKSLRMQRPHMVQTVEQYDFCYRVVQDFVDIFSDYANFK; from the exons ATGGTCCCACTTCTGTTCTTGGTGGCGACCACAACAACTTCCAATTCCACCGGCAAAGGAAACAATACACAAG ACACTCCATCCCCCAGCAACGTCATCCTCCCCACCGTGCTGgtcctgtccctgctgctgctcatcgtCGCACTGCTAGCCTGGTACTTCctcag GTTAAAAAACCAGAAGAAACCAGTTGTCACGACAGTTGACAAGAAGATACCAAATGGCATCCTGGAGGAACAAG AGCAACAGACGGTGGTCCTTCTGCCTCGGTCCCCCTCAACCTCCAAGACCTTCTTCCCCATCCTGGTGGACCACCTCGAGGACGAGTACCGGCTCCGCTCTGCGGACGACGGCAAGCTCTTCAGGGAGGAGTACAAT tCGTTGCCCGGGGGTAATGCCCATGGCACGTACGAGGAGGCCAACAAGGACGACAACAAGGAGAAGAACCGATACCCCAACATCCTCCCCT ATGATCATTCCAGAGTGGTGCTGACTCAGCTGGATGGAAACCTCTGCTCCGACTATGTGAACGCCTCTTACATCGAT GGTTACACGGAAAAGAACAAATTCATAGCAGCACAAG GTCCCAAAGAAGACACGATGGCAGATTTCTGGAGGATGATATGGGAGAAGAAAGTATCGACTGTTGTCATGCTGACAAAtctgaaagaaaggaaagag GACAAGTGTTGCCAGTACTGGCCGGATCAGGGCTGTTGGACCTATGGGAACGTGAGGGTGGCAGTAGAAGACTTCACTGTCCTGGTGGATTACACCATACGCAAGTTCTGTGTACAATAT caaGCCAGCGATGCCGCTAAGACGCCGCGGCTGGTGACCCAGCTCCACTTCACCAGCTGGCCTGACTTCGGAGTTCCCTTCTCCCCCATCGGCATGCTCAAGTTCCTCAAGAAGGTCAAGGCCGTGAATCCGCCCTTCGCTGGGCCGATTGTGGTTCACTGCAG cgcTGGTGTCGGGAGGACGGGAACCTTCATCGTAATAGATGCCATGATCGACATGATGTACCCCGAGCAGAAAGTTGATGTGTTTGGGATCGTCTCCAAGATACGGGAACAGCGCTCGCAGCTCGTCCAGACAGAT ATGCAGTACTCCTTCATCTACCAGGCCCTGCTTGAATACTACCTCTACGGCGACACAGAGCTGGACGTGTCTTCTCTGGAGGGACATCTGCACAAACTCCACAACACCTTTGTAACCGGTGACCGGGTCGGCCTAGAGGAAGAGTTCAAG AAACTGACCAACATGCGAATAATGAAAGAGAACATGAGAACGGGGAACCTTCCTGCaaacatgaagaagaacagAGTCCTGCAAATTATTCCGT ACGACTTCAACAGGGTTATCCTCTCGATGAGAAGAGGTCAGGAGTTCACCGATTACGCCAACGCATCTTTCATCGAC GGCTACAGACAGAAGGACTACTTCATCGCCACACAGGGCCCCCTCCAACACACAGTCGAGGATTTCTGGAGAATGGTGTGGGAGTGGAAATGTCACTCCATTGTCATGCTCACTGAGCTCcaggagagggagcag GACAAGTGTTGCCAGTACTGGCCCGCAGAGGACTCGGTCACGTACGGAAATTACACAGTGGAGCTGAAGGGAGACACTCTGTGTGACACCTTCAGTCTACGAGACTTGGTACTCACCTTTGTCCCG GAGAAGCAGACGCGGGTGATCAGGCACTTCCACTTCCACGGCTGGCCGGAGATCGGCATCCCGGCCGAGGGGAAGGGCATGATCGACATCATCGCGTCGGtgcagagacagcagcagcagtctgggAACCATCCCATCATCGTACactgcag tGCTGGTGCAGGGCGAACAGGTACGTTCATTGCACTGAGCAATATCTTGGAGCGAGTCAAGGCAGAGGGTCTGCTGGACGTGTTCCAAACTGTGAAGAGTTTACGCATGCAGAGGCCTCATATGGTCCAGACTGTG gaACAATATGACTTCTGCTACAGGGTGGTACAAGACTTTGTCGACATTTTCTCAGACTATGCCAATTTTAAATGA
- the LOC118100501 gene encoding receptor-type tyrosine-protein phosphatase epsilon isoform X3 gives MVPLLFLVATTTTSNSTGKGNNTQEDTPSPSNVILPTVLVLSLLLLIVALLAWYFLRLKNQKKPVVTTVDKKIPNGILEEQEQQTVVLLPRSPSTSKTFFPILVDHLEDEYRLRSADDGKLFREEYNSLPGGNAHGTYEEANKDDNKEKNRYPNILPYDHSRVVLTQLDGNLCSDYVNASYIDGYTEKNKFIAAQGPKEDTMADFWRMIWEKKVSTVVMLTNLKERKEDKCCQYWPDQGCWTYGNVRVAVEDFTVLVDYTIRKFCVQYQASDAAKTPRLVTQLHFTSWPDFGVPFSPIGMLKFLKKVKAVNPPFAGPIVVHCSAGVGRTGTFIVIDAMIDMMYPEQKVDVFGIVSKIREQRSQLVQTDMQYSFIYQALLEYYLYGDTELDVSSLEGHLHKLHNTFVTGDRVGLEEEFKKLTNMRIMKENMRTGNLPANMKKNRVLQIIPYDFNRVILSMRRGQEFTDYANASFIDGYRQKDYFIATQGPLQHTVEDFWRMVWEWKCHSIVMLTELQEREQDKCCQYWPAEDSVTYGNYTVELKGDTLCDTFSLRDLVLTFVPEKQTRVIRHFHFHGWPEIGIPAEGKGMIDIIASVQRQQQQSGNHPIIVHCSAGAGRTGTFIALSNILERVKAEGLLDVFQTVKSLRMQRPHMVQTVEQYDFCYRVVQDFVDIFSDYANFK, from the exons ATGGTCCCACTTCTGTTCTTGGTGGCGACCACAACAACTTCCAATTCCACCGGCAAAGGAAACAATACACAAG AAGACACTCCATCCCCCAGCAACGTCATCCTCCCCACCGTGCTGgtcctgtccctgctgctgctcatcgtCGCACTGCTAGCCTGGTACTTCctcag GTTAAAAAACCAGAAGAAACCAGTTGTCACGACAGTTGACAAGAAGATACCAAATGGCATCCTGGAGGAACAAG AGCAACAGACGGTGGTCCTTCTGCCTCGGTCCCCCTCAACCTCCAAGACCTTCTTCCCCATCCTGGTGGACCACCTCGAGGACGAGTACCGGCTCCGCTCTGCGGACGACGGCAAGCTCTTCAGGGAGGAGTACAAT tCGTTGCCCGGGGGTAATGCCCATGGCACGTACGAGGAGGCCAACAAGGACGACAACAAGGAGAAGAACCGATACCCCAACATCCTCCCCT ATGATCATTCCAGAGTGGTGCTGACTCAGCTGGATGGAAACCTCTGCTCCGACTATGTGAACGCCTCTTACATCGAT GGTTACACGGAAAAGAACAAATTCATAGCAGCACAAG GTCCCAAAGAAGACACGATGGCAGATTTCTGGAGGATGATATGGGAGAAGAAAGTATCGACTGTTGTCATGCTGACAAAtctgaaagaaaggaaagag GACAAGTGTTGCCAGTACTGGCCGGATCAGGGCTGTTGGACCTATGGGAACGTGAGGGTGGCAGTAGAAGACTTCACTGTCCTGGTGGATTACACCATACGCAAGTTCTGTGTACAATAT caaGCCAGCGATGCCGCTAAGACGCCGCGGCTGGTGACCCAGCTCCACTTCACCAGCTGGCCTGACTTCGGAGTTCCCTTCTCCCCCATCGGCATGCTCAAGTTCCTCAAGAAGGTCAAGGCCGTGAATCCGCCCTTCGCTGGGCCGATTGTGGTTCACTGCAG cgcTGGTGTCGGGAGGACGGGAACCTTCATCGTAATAGATGCCATGATCGACATGATGTACCCCGAGCAGAAAGTTGATGTGTTTGGGATCGTCTCCAAGATACGGGAACAGCGCTCGCAGCTCGTCCAGACAGAT ATGCAGTACTCCTTCATCTACCAGGCCCTGCTTGAATACTACCTCTACGGCGACACAGAGCTGGACGTGTCTTCTCTGGAGGGACATCTGCACAAACTCCACAACACCTTTGTAACCGGTGACCGGGTCGGCCTAGAGGAAGAGTTCAAG AAACTGACCAACATGCGAATAATGAAAGAGAACATGAGAACGGGGAACCTTCCTGCaaacatgaagaagaacagAGTCCTGCAAATTATTCCGT ACGACTTCAACAGGGTTATCCTCTCGATGAGAAGAGGTCAGGAGTTCACCGATTACGCCAACGCATCTTTCATCGAC GGCTACAGACAGAAGGACTACTTCATCGCCACACAGGGCCCCCTCCAACACACAGTCGAGGATTTCTGGAGAATGGTGTGGGAGTGGAAATGTCACTCCATTGTCATGCTCACTGAGCTCcaggagagggagcag GACAAGTGTTGCCAGTACTGGCCCGCAGAGGACTCGGTCACGTACGGAAATTACACAGTGGAGCTGAAGGGAGACACTCTGTGTGACACCTTCAGTCTACGAGACTTGGTACTCACCTTTGTCCCG GAGAAGCAGACGCGGGTGATCAGGCACTTCCACTTCCACGGCTGGCCGGAGATCGGCATCCCGGCCGAGGGGAAGGGCATGATCGACATCATCGCGTCGGtgcagagacagcagcagcagtctgggAACCATCCCATCATCGTACactgcag tGCTGGTGCAGGGCGAACAGGTACGTTCATTGCACTGAGCAATATCTTGGAGCGAGTCAAGGCAGAGGGTCTGCTGGACGTGTTCCAAACTGTGAAGAGTTTACGCATGCAGAGGCCTCATATGGTCCAGACTGTG gaACAATATGACTTCTGCTACAGGGTGGTACAAGACTTTGTCGACATTTTCTCAGACTATGCCAATTTTAAATGA